Genomic window (Gadus chalcogrammus isolate NIFS_2021 chromosome 3, NIFS_Gcha_1.0, whole genome shotgun sequence):
ACAGACATCTAGCTGTGTAGGAGAGAGTAGGtctgggtggtgtagtggtgaaaGAGGACAGACATCTAGATGTGTAGGAGAGAGTAGGtcgggtggtgtagtggtgaaaGAGGACAGATACCTAGCTGTATAGGAGAGAGTGAGtcgggtggtgtagtggtgaaaGAGGACAGACATCTAGATGTGTAGGAGAGAGTTGGtcgggtggtgtagtggtgaaaGAGGACAGACATCTAGATGTGTAGGAGAGAGTTGGtcgggtggtgtagtggtgaaaGAGGACAGATACCTAGCTGTATAGGAGAGAGTGAGtcgggtggtgtagtggtgaaaGAGGACAGACATCTAGATGTGTAGGAGAGAGTTGGtcgggtggtgtagtggtgaaaGAGGACAGACATCTGTGTAGGAGAGAGTAGGtctgggtggtgtagtggtgaaaGAGGACAGACATCTGTGTAGGAGAGAGTAGGtctgggtggtgtagtggtgaaaGAGGACAGACATCTAGATGTGTAGGAGAGAGTGGGTCTGGGTGGTGCAGTGGTGAAAGAGGACAGACATCTAGATGTGTAGGAGGAAGTGGGccaggtggtggttgaggttaATATACCTGATGTGGTCATCTTCTGATTCCACTTGCGGCTCATTGCGATGCCACACACAATCATGCCTATGatgaccaccaccagcaccacgggGACCAGGATGATGGTGAAGCTAAGACCATCCTCCAGGGGTTCAGCGGCGTCACTGCTGTTACCAATCTCTTGATCCTCTTACCAACAATAACATAAAGGACGCATTAATTAAAATACAACACATTCAAAAATGGAAACCACGACtatgataataattataataataaacgtTCTCATCAGAACCCTACTCACAATAATCATATAGTTGATGTTAATAATGTGCTTAATTTAAGCATATTCTATCTTTTTTTGATATTACCTTTACTTAATCAGGTTAGTCCCATCAAGGTTGAAAGGCCATCATaatgatgatcatcatcatcatcatcatcctcataattaacatttgtttattttattgctaACATTTCTCAAGAAATCGATCAACAACCAAGTTATATCACCCAGCCACAGAATATACAAAACATACTACATTTATAAATAGGAACAGGACAAAAACACCAGAAGCTGATCCATTTCCAGGGAAATCCTTCTTGGCAAATGTTTGACATGAACTAACCTGGTATCCACGTGTCATTCGTTTGGTCTTGAGATGATTCAGTTATCATAGGACCTGGACGTCCCACAAACACAGATAATCACAGTTCATTCTGTAAAACCAACTTTCAGAGGTCTCGGCAGATCAAAACAAATTATTACATACCGTATAACAACCAACGAACAGCGACATCTTACCTTGGTCATCCTCTGATTCACCGCTTGCCGGGAAGGATTGGTCGGTAGTGGTGACTTCTGCCTCTTCGCCTTCAGAGGCATCGGAGTAATCATCAAACTGACCTGACATTGCCAGCAAAGGATCAATATTCCCTTTCAATTATTATATACGATTTCCACATCTTGAAAAATGAATCACTTTATGAACAGCCTTCCCGGAAAAGACTAAATGTAGTCAGTAGTGaatgaagaaagaaacaaaggcCTTCATAAAGGAAAAAGTAACACTTTTTCCTAAAGGTATATAATAACACATTCTAAACCAATTGGAAGATGATCCCTGTAGCTCACCGGTAAATTAACATGCAGGACACAACAATGTAGTCTACATTATTGAGTGCAGAGACTTTTAAGTGATTGTTTAATATTATGAAATATTAACTTTTGGATAATGGATAGTTCATTCATGATAAACCCATCTAATGAAATGTCAGTATTACTTTCTAGCAGTTGTACCACTAATATAACAGGAATTGATCTGATCACAAGTCATGCACACTTCCAATAAGAACAATTTTAAAACAATAAGGTTTTCAGATGTTTTGTCGTCTATCACACCGCATTTATCAGAACCCAATGACTTCAACACAGGAAAAGGGTGACAGGAAACATTTCACAAGAGGATACATGTTCTCGTAGGTCTATGATATTTCCCATTTTTCAAACACATTCTTAATGTAAATTGTAGTCCTTTCTTAATTTTACTCAAGCTTAGATTAAACAATACACAGGAACATATCATTCAACTAAACATAAACTGAACACAAAAATTGGTGAGCATGGAAACTAAGGAACTTTGGTAAGACTATGGGAAAGTTTGATCAGGAGTACGTAGTCAAATAATCATTCCATCCCTACCTGTTCCGGCCAGACTGGCCAGTAACAGCAACAGTAGCACAGGTCTCATCTCCCTGGGACCTCGCCTTACATAAGCAGCGGTAAAAGCAGACATGGTGCCATTGTGTGTCTACGTTTCTCTCCACTGTCATGGCCTCATACTTCCTGATTTGCTTTGACTCACCTAAACGAGAgatagaaaaaggaaaaaaacaccaCCACTAAAGaggcacacacccacagtcAGATAACTCCCTCGGATGTGATGCAATGTACCAGGCTGTGTGCTTGTAGCCACAGGTCTGGTGGCTCCTGGGCCTGGGCCACTGTAGAATCACATTCCTCCTTTTTTGGTATGTGGCCTCATAGAGCATGCCGGAGCTGTGTAAACTGAGGGAAAGGAAGAACAGTTGCCTTTAGTCAGCGACTTCAGCTAATGAGGCCACTTGGATGTCTTTAATAAAAGGTATGCAAATACCAGCTATTTTAATTAGTGCCAATTTGAAGCTTAACGTTAGTTGTCAGTTgttatatatacttttttgggGAGGCTATCAGTTCAACCTTGACAATCTTTGTCATTATCAAATTACAATCAGATAATGGCATGGGACCGATTTCGTCACTTTCCATTTGTAACGCTAGGGCCGACAGACGGCAAGAAATAATCTTGCAACCCAACGCCGTGACAAGTTTCAACATGCTGTCAAGCGAAAAAGGCtttctaaataaatattcacacacaaattTATGTGAGTTGAAGTCGATGTTAACTTCAATCCGAGAAATAACAGTACGAATCAtggaaaatcaagaaaaaaGTTGACAATACAGATGCAACAATGACCTTACAAAGGAATTTTCATTGGCACATGCTAGAAATGTAAACGCAAAATACCAACAAAAAACATGCACAATAACCAAATATTTTAGCAGCTCTTTAAATTAACCAATTTGCACACCCGTCTCTCGCGGAGTTAATCTACAGGTAGGCCTCTAATAAAGTGAGCCCAACGGAACTAACAGATCTGAATTTATGGTCTTGAGAATGAGTCGGACCCAGTTTAACGACGGACAGAGCCACTTCCGTCTAACATATCAACACCGGAGTAACGTGTTGTCATCAACCACGCTTGGAACTGTTGAAATGGTATGGTAACAACAATATATTCAAACAACCTTGACTGAAAtagattatattatattattattatattaaaataattatcAAATGAgtatcaaataaataaagatgtttttttttccagccgAAAGCACAGAAGAAGGGCAAGGCTCCTGAAAAAGTTGTCCATCCGTTCAGTAGGAAAGCTGCATATCTTGCAAGAGAAGAGATACGCCTGGATAAAAAAGAGAGGTTGGTACTGCTAGCGTTATTTTTTTGCCAGATCTCCCGAACATTGAGAGCACTTTCAGACGTTGTCATTTTCCAGACGTATGCCTAAACGTTCAAGGTATACGATTCGTTTTTTGATTACCCATTATCTAAGGAAATCTTAAAGATTAAATATTAAGTGATTTAGCTCATTTAGTCAGAATATAAATGTGTAAAGGGAAGACGAGGATGACCATATTTTATGAAAGGGATAATCTGTAAAACAAACGATGAGTTTGAAATGACAAATAATACAAAGATAATAAAgagtaagtaggcctactaaacATAAATCCAAACACATAAGCACAAGGAAAAacattaacacgcacacactcacacacccacgcacactccAACAATGCTCCCCAAAGCTATTTTACCAATTTTTTCTACTGTTCCATCAAGAAGACTAATAGACCTTAACAAAGGATCAGGTTGAGTGCaaaacgattttttttttcttattcaacaGAAGTTTATTTTAAGAGAACCATATTTGAACCAGATCTAAATACTGAATGTGGTTAAGGTACAGTCCATTGCTAAGGTTGTACTTTTGACAAGGCATGCTGAGAGTTTTTGTTATGTTTTATAGACAAAAACACGAGAAAGCAGGGCGGCTGAACAGTATTGGTGAGTTCTTTTAATCCCACATACACCAAATATTGACCTAAATGACACTGGCTTCCATTGAGTAATGTGTTTGCTTCTGTCCTGTCCATGTAACTATACAGGGGAAAAACTGTTATGGTTCCAGGGACAGTTGGAGACTGACAAGGCGACGTTCTCAAAAACAGATGCTTGTGACATTATTGAAAGGTAAAAGGATCCTGACTGTAATCGTACCATGTAAAATGAAGCACTGAGATGTAAGTAACCTAACAAGCCATCCCTTGGCATAGCTAAAATGACTGCTTATACCAACGTAATGCTTTCTTACAACTGTATCGCACATTTCTAAATTCTACTATTTCATTTGCTCAGGTACCTGCACAGATTTGACTCTGAGCTGGAACAGATAGAGCTGGTGAATGGAATAAAAGGTCGCCAGGGTCGACTCCATGGAGCCAGAGAAACAACCATCAAACAGACAGTAGAGCGTGAGCGGGCAATGTACGAGAGCAATGGATTCGGTGAGTTGGGGCTCTTGTATATTTCTATGCTTCCTCCCTTGGTCTCTTCGATGGACTGGAATGATCTGGAACAGTATTTTGTGAGACCAAAATATCTCCCCATGCTAACTTGCTGCCTACCAAGAGGTCCGTCCGTGCCAACAACCAATGCTAATGGTGGAGCTAGGTCACGGGTAGCTTATACTTGGCCCAACTATAATGGGGCAGATAAACGATTGGGGTTTGAAGCTAGCCATAATAAACTACCGTTTCAATAATAAATTATGACTTTGATCTCCAAAGGAAACGGATTTCCAATCAGTCAAGTTTAAATAGTTCATTGTTCTGGTTGTGAATGTTAAATGACAGATCTTTTCCCTTCTCTCTACAGAGATCCCAGATATCATCAATGCAAAGAATTTGAAGACATTCAGGTTGGAGCCCAAAGTTTATGTTAACAAACGTACAGTGAATCAGTTATGTCTTAGTCTGTTTAAGTCTATACATTCTCCCAAAGGCTACTTAGAATGATCTTGACATTGTTCCCTTTTGGAAAGTATCAAAATAACCATTTTCAACCTTAAAAGGAGGGCAGCCAATCTTCAGCAAGTGTTTACTTTCTATAAACGCCTATCTTAGACCCAGAGGTTTGGTTGAGTTTGACTTCTCGTGATTTACTTCACTGATTTGACTCAATATTCTGTATTGTTTTAAGAGCGTGGACCGGGGACCTGAAAAAGCTTCCTAACATCAAGCTGCGGCAGGTTTCTAGTAAAGACAAATTGAAGGAAGATGAGAAGGCTGAAGATGGAGAGGAAGACGACGCACACtgccaggaggatgaggacgcTGCTACTATGTCAGAGTCAGACTCGGACTGAGCTCTGTGGCAAAAACAGGACAAGCAGCCTTTTGAAACTGCCTTTTTACTGTGGTATCGTAATGCACCAAGTGGTGTACTAGTCGGCTTTTAAGGACTTCGGGTCGACACTACTCTGCCACCTTTCCAATGTTTTCCAGCAGATGGCGCCCAAGAATCATCCCAACATGTGAGCAGATAGAGCCGTCTCCCTTTCGGCCATTTCGCTTATTAACTTCACTCAGCCATAAGACAGAATCTATTATTGTTTATTGCAGATGTTTGcataaataatattttcataCCCAATTAGaaatagaaaatacattttgttgacACAGAAAGTGGATCTGTCATTATTAATGTTCGAGTTCAATTTTTTTCACAATGAACGCAATACATAAGTTGCCTAAATAAGTTGCATCAATCAACAGAGGCTGTTATTCTTCAGATAGGAAACACCGGGGATAAGAACTGGAAACGTACAATGGGTAACATTAAATATATGGCCTGGAATACTGAAACTGAATGTCACTGGCTACATTTCATCGTTACATCTATATAAAATAGTTGAGTTACAACTGGGGATCTCCAGTTTAACATCAGTACTTCTATACTTGCACTGCAGTAGTGATAAACCAACCGACTCCCCATTTCCTAAATTGTCTCTGCCTGTACCTCCATTCCTGTGCTTCCTTCTGCTGTACTCTTCCTCTTGTTGGTGACTCAGTCAGAAGGTCAGGATTAGCATGAAGGAACATGTCCACCACACCCAATTAGACCCAAACCAcgccttttctttttaaatcaaCCACCCTACGGAGGGCAGGGCTATTTCAGTCATTCTTTGGACTACAGGGTTTGGAACGGGGAGGAGCCTCAGACAGGCGCAACTGCGGCCTCCAGCGATTGGTCAGAGTCCATCTGCTCCTCTGGGACTTGCGCAGGGGAGGGTCCGACTGGGACCACCACAGTGTCCCCCGTCGGCTTGACCCGGGGCTTAGGGTCCCGAGGGGGATGCAGGCCCTTCTCGGGGCAGTTTTGCACCGTGATGATGCGGTTGAAGGCCTTTAGGCGGCGCCAGAGCTGCAGGTAGACCCCACCCTGGATGTGCATGAAGAATAGGCCACTTATTATGCCCATCCCCACCACCGTCACCTTGGTCCAGAAAGGCCACTCCATCACACCTGAGAAGggaatcaaacacacaagcgGACTAAATGGTTGCGTGTCCCCCAGTAGTGTACGCAATGTTATttactgtgttttatttgaaaccTAAACCTAGTCTGTGCTTACCCTCTGCTGAGTAGTACTTCAAGAGAGACAATCTCCACAATTGGTCTGCAATAGAGAGCAAAGGGAGTTCTGGTTATTGCTTAATCTCTGGAATATCATTTTATCATACCAACAAATATTTGTGGAATCGGTGTACTCCCGTTTTGATCGAATTCTGTGGGATACAAATAAAGGTAAATCACAATACAAGCTTAGTGCAATGAGGAAGTGCTATCCCACCTAACCAAGCAAACAGAAATATGGGGAGGAAAGCAGAACCCCAGATCATAAGGGTCTCTAAAGGTTTGTTTCACATTAAAATTCATGATTTGTTTTTGGTCAATTTCAaaatgaatgattgaacattttccaaAATTACAAATCAGTCAATTACAAATCAAACTGGCCTGGTTGGATATATAGAAAAAAGGAAATCAAAAAGGAAAATGGAAATGAGTAGCAACGTTGTTGGGTTTGGCCGTTACAATCGGCGATGTTGTTTGGGATATGTACAGCACACGTGGCGTTATATTATAATTGTCAGAGAGGCTTAACCCTCCATCGGACGTGGACATTAACATCCActgctgcccagacagagctccacacacaacGTGGCGTTATACTATACGACTCTAAGACGCCTTAGACGCCCTCTCCGGTACGCTGACAATCGCTGGCCAACAGGAGCTTTCTGGTAATATGCTGCCCCCTATTTTGTGGAGGACTAAttccgtgtgtgtttggtacAGCCATGTGGGACCAGTGCAGTACCGACCCTCCTTGCCCAGGCGGAAGTCCTCAGCGGTCCTCTTACACAGAACGTATGCGGACCAGGTCACACACGACAGGGACAGGAGGTGAAAGACCACCGAACACAGGATCTTCCTCCACTCCCCCTTGGTCATGTGGAGCCTCTCCCACTGGGGTAGGGGGACACAAGAAAAGAGAGGCAGAAGGGAGAACCTCAGAAACAAAGGACATGCAGTGGGAGGAGCGAATCGTTCCTTTACCGATTATTTACCTGTACCACTAGTTCTAATTCAAGTGCGTAGTAGAATCCCAAATTTGCCGTCTAAAGTTGATCTGATCTTAGTCGTCGTTTACACGCGAGTGTTTAACTGTGATTTTTTCCGTTGAcatgcaggggtgtgtgtgtgtgtgtgtgtgtgtgtgtgtgtgtgtgtgtgtgtgtgtgtgtgtgtgtgtgtgtgtgtgtg
Coding sequences:
- the tma16 gene encoding translation machinery-associated protein 16, coding for MVLRMSRTQFNDGQSHFRLTYQHRSNVLSSTTLGTVEMPKAQKKGKAPEKVVHPFSRKAAYLAREEIRLDKKERQKHEKAGRLNSIGEKLLWFQGQLETDKATFSKTDACDIIERYLHRFDSELEQIELVNGIKGRQGRLHGARETTIKQTVERERAMYESNGFEIPDIINAKNLKTFRAWTGDLKKLPNIKLRQVSSKDKLKEDEKAEDGEEDDAHCQEDEDAATMSESDSD
- the tmem154 gene encoding transmembrane protein 154, with the translated sequence MSAFTAAYVRRGPREMRPVLLLLLLASLAGTGQFDDYSDASEGEEAEVTTTDQSFPASGESEDDQGPMITESSQDQTNDTWIPEDQEIGNSSDAAEPLEDGLSFTIILVPVVLVVVIIGMIVCGIAMSRKWNQKMTTSDKTNDSYMQASSTEKVPMPMFDDDIPSVLELEMEDMDQWVENNA